A DNA window from Methylobacterium sp. NMS14P contains the following coding sequences:
- a CDS encoding DUF1800 domain-containing protein — MSRAAPRCCLVTALLLAAAGPGPRAAEAPPRAAAADAAFLDALTWGATPSAFAQLTAEGRASWLRAQLHPPAESRLPPAAQAQVDALTPPGSLFERAQALDAQARAARDIPDPEARKAAQQAFQGALNAAARNAASAWVLRALYSPDQLRERLTWFWFNRLNVHQGKSTLRAAVGDYLDTAIRPHVLGRFRDLLMASLRHPAMLRYLDNDANAAGRPNENYAREIMELHTMGVGSGYTQGDVEALARILSGVGIDMKSETPKLRPEHAADYRRDGLFAFNPNRHDYGDKVFLGTRIQGRGWPEVEEAVDLIARNPATATNVSRALATYFLGRPPDDALVVRLAAVFGRTDGDIAAVMEALVREPAFTAERVGAFKDPVRYVFSALRMAYDARVIRNAGPVLGWLNRLGEGLFNRSTPDGYPLDAASWTGPGQLATRFEIARQIGSGSAGLFKPALPDQAEEPAFPVLANGLYFAALSGTLSAATRAALAQAVSPQDWNTLYLASPEFMR, encoded by the coding sequence ATGTCGCGCGCCGCACCACGCTGCTGTCTGGTCACCGCCCTGCTGCTCGCCGCGGCCGGCCCCGGCCCCCGCGCGGCCGAGGCGCCGCCGCGCGCCGCGGCGGCCGATGCCGCTTTCCTCGATGCCCTGACCTGGGGCGCCACGCCCTCGGCCTTCGCGCAGCTCACCGCGGAGGGGCGGGCCAGCTGGCTGCGCGCGCAGCTCCACCCGCCGGCCGAATCGCGCCTGCCGCCCGCCGCCCAGGCGCAGGTCGACGCGCTGACCCCGCCGGGCAGCCTGTTCGAGCGGGCCCAGGCGCTGGACGCGCAGGCCAGGGCCGCCAGGGACATTCCGGATCCCGAGGCCCGGAAGGCCGCGCAGCAGGCCTTCCAGGGCGCGCTCAACGCGGCCGCGCGGAACGCCGCCTCCGCCTGGGTGCTGCGGGCGCTCTACAGCCCCGACCAGCTGCGCGAGCGGCTGACGTGGTTCTGGTTCAACCGGCTCAACGTCCACCAGGGGAAGTCCACCCTGCGCGCAGCCGTGGGCGACTACCTCGACACCGCGATCCGCCCGCACGTGCTCGGCCGCTTCCGCGACCTGCTGATGGCGAGCCTGCGCCACCCGGCGATGCTGCGCTACCTCGACAACGACGCCAACGCGGCCGGCCGCCCGAACGAGAACTATGCCCGGGAGATCATGGAGCTGCACACGATGGGCGTCGGCTCCGGCTACACGCAGGGCGACGTCGAGGCGCTGGCGCGGATCCTGAGCGGGGTCGGCATCGACATGAAGTCCGAGACCCCGAAGCTCCGCCCCGAGCACGCCGCCGATTACCGCCGGGACGGACTGTTCGCGTTCAACCCGAACCGGCACGATTACGGCGACAAGGTCTTCCTCGGCACGCGCATCCAGGGCCGCGGCTGGCCCGAGGTCGAGGAGGCGGTCGACCTGATCGCCCGCAACCCCGCCACCGCGACCAACGTCTCCCGGGCGCTCGCCACCTACTTCCTCGGCCGGCCGCCCGACGACGCCCTGGTGGTGCGGCTCGCCGCTGTCTTCGGCCGCACCGACGGCGACATCGCCGCGGTGATGGAGGCGCTGGTGCGCGAGCCCGCCTTCACGGCCGAGCGCGTCGGCGCCTTCAAGGACCCGGTCCGCTACGTCTTCTCGGCGCTGCGCATGGCCTACGACGCGCGCGTGATCCGCAACGCCGGCCCGGTGCTCGGCTGGCTGAACCGCCTCGGCGAGGGCCTGTTCAACCGCTCGACGCCGGACGGCTACCCCCTCGACGCCGCGTCCTGGACCGGGCCCGGGCAGCTCGCGACGCGGTTCGAGATCGCCCGGCAGATCGGGTCCGGCTCGGCCGGCCTGTTCAAGCCGGCGCTGCCCGACCAGGCCGAGGAGCCGGCCTTCCCGGTGCTCGCCAACGGGCTCTACTTCGCGGCTTTGTCCGGCACCCTGTCGGCGGCGACGCGGGCGGCCCTCGCCCAGGCGGTCTCGCCGCAGGACTGGAACACCCTCTACCTCGCCTCGCCGGAGTTCATGCGATGA